The following proteins are encoded in a genomic region of Neorickettsia risticii str. Illinois:
- a CDS encoding bifunctional folylpolyglutamate synthase/dihydrofolate synthase: MPHWPKPLGARPTEIDLKLHRVISVLQRLESPHLSVPPVIHVAGTNGKGSTTAFLRAILQASGYSVNVYTSPHLRYFNERIVLCNREISDKFLYDVLEDVRIASQGEKLTFFEGTTLAAILAFSRSNADFSLIETGMGGRLDATNVFSKPIATIITAIDFDHTSYLGATIAQIAYEKAGIIKDGVPCVIARQHSEAMDIIQDVAKSKRAPVFRQGHEWDVGNDGKTLQFSVGSHVEEYPLPNLRGLHQIGNAGNAIAAATILNSRYNCDAISVECVSIGIRNADWPARLQLIRGKNNKLVSMLPEDWEFYMDGAHNPSGAKTISDWLDKGRIHIILGMTRDKDTKEFVSRLLKNIESISVVCVQGEPRSKTIEEIAQPILELGLECRKSSSLEDAFHHILSRDSGIKKILLCGSLFLFRDIVSYGEIEGCLS, translated from the coding sequence ATGCCGCATTGGCCTAAGCCACTAGGTGCTCGGCCTACTGAAATTGATCTGAAATTACATAGAGTAATAAGTGTGTTGCAAAGGCTTGAAAGTCCACATTTGTCTGTGCCACCAGTCATACATGTTGCTGGTACGAATGGTAAGGGTTCTACGACAGCATTTCTTCGAGCAATACTTCAGGCTTCAGGTTATTCGGTGAATGTTTATACGTCACCCCACCTAAGATACTTTAACGAACGAATAGTGCTTTGTAACAGGGAAATAAGTGATAAGTTTCTCTACGATGTTCTAGAAGATGTGAGAATTGCTTCCCAGGGCGAAAAATTAACTTTTTTTGAAGGGACCACACTTGCTGCGATTTTGGCTTTCTCGCGTAGTAATGCTGATTTTTCTCTGATTGAAACTGGCATGGGTGGTAGGCTAGATGCAACAAATGTTTTTTCTAAGCCAATAGCGACAATTATCACGGCAATAGATTTTGATCATACTTCTTATTTAGGTGCAACTATTGCTCAAATTGCATATGAAAAAGCTGGTATTATCAAGGATGGAGTTCCCTGCGTTATTGCAAGACAACATAGCGAAGCTATGGACATCATACAGGATGTTGCCAAGAGTAAAAGAGCTCCTGTTTTTAGGCAAGGGCATGAGTGGGACGTCGGGAATGATGGGAAGACGTTACAGTTTAGTGTTGGTTCACATGTGGAGGAATATCCACTCCCCAATTTGAGAGGCTTACACCAAATTGGGAACGCAGGTAATGCAATTGCTGCAGCAACAATTTTGAATAGTAGGTATAATTGTGATGCAATTAGTGTTGAATGTGTCAGTATCGGTATTAGAAATGCGGACTGGCCAGCTAGATTACAATTGATACGGGGCAAAAACAATAAGCTCGTTAGTATGCTTCCGGAAGACTGGGAGTTCTACATGGATGGAGCGCACAACCCTTCTGGAGCTAAAACTATTTCTGATTGGTTGGATAAAGGGAGGATCCATATCATTCTTGGCATGACAAGAGATAAGGATACAAAGGAGTTTGTATCCCGTCTTCTCAAGAATATCGAGAGTATCTCAGTAGTGTGTGTACAAGGTGAGCCACGTAGTAAGACGATTGAAGAAATCGCACAACCCATTCTTGAGCTAGGCTTGGAATGTAGAAAGAGCTCTTCTCTCGAAGATGCGTTTCATCATATTCTCAGTAGAGATTCAGGTATCAAGAAGATTCTGTTATGTGGATCACTATTTCTTTTTCGCGACATCGTCAGTTATGGTGAAATCGAGGGCTGTCTCTCTTAA
- the mnmE gene encoding tRNA uridine-5-carboxymethylaminomethyl(34) synthesis GTPase MnmE, whose protein sequence is MSTIYALSTVFGKSGVAVFRISGPDALQALKVLGLDIKRPRPRFAYFTRLFDEQLLIDEVLVIYFASPASFTGEDVVEVHSHGSIAVLRYISEKLSTLFKPAEPGEFTRRAVLNNRMDLTKAEGIIDIINAETREQLKQASRHLSGKLAEGYHSLRSKIIKVLSYLEAYIDFPDEEIPETVLVEIQQSILAIQRDISHYLADGKVGEKIREGFSVVIVGKPNAGKSTLFNYLAKRDLAIVTDIPGTTRDILEVRLDCHGYPLILSDTAGIQETCDAIEKMGIARALKKATEADVIVFLRDITELHVTNARREDVANFVIERHLDRQMGDLESREHIHIDQRHVDKLMGSSDWASEIQSDESGIGSKNINYPDIEKRDLNLRDILHERHKEEDCNVLYHGMIQEHDPDDDECSDDVDGGFNELFTTAKRLEIPVVKVVTKADIAPTQLSFWQDKGYICVSVYEGEGMQLLLDKIFDIISSSNIEAHIITRARHRLALENALEHLGRFNTDLPIELAAEEIKLAANHVASVTGEIKLDDILDEIFSSFCIGK, encoded by the coding sequence ATGTCAACCATATACGCGCTTTCTACTGTCTTTGGGAAGTCGGGTGTAGCCGTTTTTAGAATTTCTGGGCCAGATGCGCTACAAGCTCTAAAAGTCCTCGGGTTAGATATCAAGCGACCGCGTCCTAGGTTTGCGTATTTTACAAGACTTTTCGATGAGCAGCTCCTGATCGATGAGGTATTGGTTATTTATTTTGCTTCTCCTGCGAGTTTTACTGGTGAGGATGTTGTTGAAGTGCATTCACATGGTAGCATAGCAGTTCTGCGGTATATCAGTGAGAAGCTTTCTACTTTGTTCAAACCTGCTGAGCCGGGTGAGTTTACCAGGAGAGCAGTTCTGAATAACAGAATGGATCTCACTAAAGCAGAGGGCATAATAGATATAATTAACGCTGAGACGCGGGAACAATTAAAACAAGCCTCTCGGCATTTATCAGGGAAATTAGCTGAAGGATATCACTCTCTACGTAGTAAAATAATCAAAGTGCTTTCGTATTTGGAGGCTTATATAGACTTTCCAGATGAAGAAATACCAGAAACCGTACTTGTAGAGATACAACAATCGATCCTTGCTATACAACGCGACATTTCTCATTATCTTGCTGACGGTAAAGTTGGGGAAAAAATTAGAGAAGGTTTCTCGGTTGTAATAGTTGGGAAACCCAATGCAGGTAAATCAACTCTTTTTAACTATCTTGCTAAAAGGGATCTTGCAATTGTTACCGATATTCCCGGTACTACGAGAGATATACTTGAGGTAAGACTAGATTGTCATGGTTATCCACTGATCCTATCAGATACGGCTGGAATCCAGGAAACCTGTGATGCAATAGAAAAAATGGGTATAGCTAGGGCGCTCAAAAAAGCAACCGAAGCGGATGTAATTGTCTTTCTTAGAGATATAACCGAATTGCATGTTACAAATGCAAGACGCGAAGATGTAGCAAACTTCGTTATTGAGCGACATCTGGACAGGCAAATGGGGGATCTGGAAAGTAGAGAGCACATACACATTGATCAAAGACATGTGGATAAGCTTATGGGTTCAAGTGACTGGGCTTCGGAAATACAATCGGATGAGTCGGGTATTGGAAGTAAGAATATAAACTATCCGGATATTGAGAAGAGGGATCTCAATTTGCGAGATATTCTTCATGAACGGCATAAGGAGGAAGATTGTAATGTGCTGTATCATGGGATGATACAGGAGCACGATCCAGATGATGATGAGTGTAGTGATGACGTCGACGGAGGATTCAATGAATTATTTACGACAGCAAAGAGGCTAGAAATTCCTGTAGTAAAAGTTGTGACGAAGGCTGACATCGCGCCTACGCAATTGTCATTTTGGCAAGATAAGGGGTACATATGTGTATCCGTGTATGAAGGAGAAGGTATGCAGCTTCTTCTTGATAAAATCTTTGATATTATTTCGTCTTCAAATATTGAAGCGCACATCATTACACGTGCGCGGCACCGACTGGCATTGGAAAATGCTTTAGAGCATCTGGGACGTTTTAATACAGATCTTCCAATCGAGCTTGCGGCAGAGGAAATTAAACTTGCGGCCAATCATGTTGCATCTGTCACAGGTGAGATTAAGTTGGATGACATCTTGGATGAGATTTTTTCCTCGTTTTGCATAGGTAAATGA
- the bamA gene encoding outer membrane protein assembly factor BamA: protein MSSFCFADEVVEIRISGNKRVSETTVRGLLHVEVGQDVASDELNAVFKRLTASRLFSSVELDLTAGILEVKLQENPILRNVVVKGNKLLSRAAIDKILVYKKDAIFDVHEFENSITALKSYYRDSVVEKTAISYRIVPIDENNVDVEVTVKEAKPTVIRAIEFEGNTTYSDRVLKHVIRSREKSILRLFGTAHYYSREKLEFDKDLLADFYQGKGYFDYALEGLEERENEDGVVLVFKLKEGARYSFGRVSVVSEKGEIEISDLKEKVRIREGAVFNIGAVRENALTLLSVLNERGHMFVNVVPEYHPDANGRVDLTYHVVSTKKYRIRKINISGNTRTKDTVIRREMLLSENDLYQPSKVADSRRRILNLGFFDEVYIEEHKIDGQNLILEVRVKERPTGTLNLSGGYGSDVGFFGNFSFVENNLFGTSDRLVVELQKASLGSNYSMEFQRKRIFDTFITAGASVFYKNRNEKANGLYKFSSVGGDGSVSYSLRDDLRLHLGYSLSFDKIFDVEGDAPESVKSSAGTKILSAVSYSLFLNKLDNYFVPRYGYGVRFGNKFAGIGGDVKFLRSDFKAGGFVSVFDQSAVLSLIVRAGNIFGYSGQGVDVANRFFLNEMRGFDNLGIGPRDVETDDALGGNFFILGTAEVQVPMRLPVELDLKAAFFYEVGTLTGVDVTTEKVYDSHALRSSVGAGLVWNSPFGVLRVDVAKALVEGKGDKVKTVKFGIVSPF from the coding sequence TTGTCAAGTTTTTGCTTTGCGGATGAGGTAGTCGAAATTAGAATTTCTGGCAATAAAAGAGTCTCCGAGACAACGGTCCGAGGATTGCTGCATGTTGAAGTGGGGCAGGATGTAGCTTCTGATGAGTTAAATGCAGTTTTTAAAAGGCTTACAGCGTCACGTTTGTTCAGCAGTGTGGAGCTGGATCTGACAGCTGGCATCCTAGAGGTAAAACTGCAGGAGAACCCAATACTCCGTAATGTTGTAGTTAAAGGAAATAAACTTCTTAGTAGAGCAGCGATCGATAAAATTCTTGTGTACAAAAAAGATGCGATCTTTGATGTTCACGAATTTGAGAACAGTATAACTGCTCTGAAGAGCTACTATAGAGATTCTGTCGTAGAGAAAACAGCTATTAGTTATAGAATTGTTCCAATAGATGAGAATAATGTAGATGTCGAGGTGACGGTAAAGGAAGCCAAGCCTACTGTTATTCGAGCAATAGAGTTTGAGGGTAATACGACGTATTCTGATAGGGTTCTCAAGCATGTTATCAGGAGCAGGGAAAAGAGCATACTAAGACTTTTTGGTACGGCGCACTACTACTCAAGGGAGAAATTAGAATTTGATAAGGATTTATTGGCCGATTTTTATCAAGGAAAGGGGTATTTTGACTATGCGTTAGAGGGCCTCGAGGAGAGAGAAAATGAAGATGGTGTTGTTCTAGTTTTCAAGCTAAAAGAGGGGGCTAGGTACAGCTTCGGTAGGGTAAGTGTTGTTTCAGAGAAAGGTGAGATAGAGATAAGTGATCTAAAAGAAAAGGTCAGGATAAGGGAGGGTGCTGTTTTCAATATAGGTGCTGTGAGGGAAAATGCCTTAACGCTGCTAAGTGTACTGAATGAAAGGGGACATATGTTTGTCAATGTTGTTCCTGAATATCATCCTGATGCTAATGGTAGGGTGGATCTTACGTATCATGTTGTTAGCACGAAGAAATATAGAATTCGAAAGATTAACATAAGTGGTAACACAAGGACTAAGGATACAGTCATCAGGCGCGAAATGCTCTTGAGCGAGAATGATTTGTACCAACCTAGTAAAGTTGCGGATTCGCGCAGACGGATACTTAATTTAGGTTTTTTTGACGAGGTTTACATAGAGGAACATAAAATTGATGGTCAAAATCTCATACTGGAGGTAAGAGTAAAAGAGCGTCCTACTGGGACGCTAAATCTGAGTGGTGGCTATGGATCAGATGTTGGTTTTTTCGGAAACTTTTCCTTTGTTGAGAATAACCTTTTTGGTACATCCGATCGTTTAGTTGTTGAGTTGCAAAAAGCTTCTTTGGGAAGTAATTACTCTATGGAGTTTCAGCGAAAACGAATCTTCGACACATTTATCACAGCGGGTGCGTCTGTCTTTTACAAGAACCGTAATGAAAAGGCGAATGGATTGTACAAATTCTCATCTGTTGGTGGTGATGGTTCAGTGAGTTACTCTCTTAGAGATGATTTACGTTTGCACCTTGGTTATTCATTGAGCTTCGATAAGATTTTCGATGTTGAGGGTGATGCGCCTGAATCTGTCAAGAGTAGCGCTGGAACCAAAATTCTCTCTGCGGTTAGTTATTCGCTCTTCCTGAATAAACTGGATAATTATTTTGTTCCTAGATACGGCTACGGAGTCAGATTCGGTAACAAATTTGCTGGCATTGGCGGAGATGTTAAGTTCTTACGATCTGATTTTAAAGCTGGTGGCTTTGTTTCTGTTTTTGATCAAAGCGCGGTTTTGAGCCTCATTGTGCGTGCAGGCAATATATTTGGATATTCTGGACAAGGCGTTGATGTTGCCAATAGGTTTTTCCTCAACGAAATGCGTGGGTTTGATAATCTTGGCATTGGTCCACGTGATGTCGAAACGGACGATGCCTTAGGTGGAAACTTTTTCATTCTTGGTACTGCGGAAGTGCAAGTGCCGATGAGGCTGCCTGTAGAGCTTGATTTGAAAGCTGCTTTTTTCTATGAGGTTGGTACTTTAACGGGTGTGGATGTTACTACGGAAAAAGTTTATGACTCACATGCTTTAAGGAGTAGTGTTGGCGCGGGTTTAGTATGGAATAGTCCGTTTGGTGTCCTGAGAGTGGATGTCGCTAAGGCTTTGGTAGAGGGAAAAGGAGATAAAGTGAAGACTGTAAAGTTCGGTATAGTGTCACCATTCTAG
- the rseP gene encoding RIP metalloprotease RseP has translation MGGLLLYLASFVLVVSVIVFAHEFGHYIFAKMFGVKVEEFSIGFGKELFGFNDKSGTRWKLSMIPAGGYVKMFGDLDESSATDFEKIRMMDDCMRAQTLNCKPLYQKALVIFGGPFANFVFAFLILSFLYGCFGKVTVEPVVASVIRDSPAAHAGFRVGDRILTMNNKPIVSFDEIRKFIYLNRDSAVSFTVSRNGDEISISVTPRIEVGEDIFGNREELPKLGIEASKIQRSEIGVLDAMRFSLIEIGNVVHSTLKLLGQTIAGKAKTDAIGGPIKIAKYSGQSMRMGFTMFLWFMAMLSINLGLFNLFPIPMLDGGHLLFYLIEWIKGDRVAVGFQQWAGRAGMLLLIAILVFAVFNDIRFVLR, from the coding sequence ATGGGTGGCTTACTTTTATATCTCGCATCCTTTGTGCTAGTGGTTTCTGTGATTGTCTTCGCACATGAGTTTGGGCACTATATTTTTGCCAAAATGTTTGGTGTGAAAGTAGAAGAGTTTTCAATTGGATTTGGGAAAGAATTATTTGGCTTCAATGACAAGTCGGGAACCAGATGGAAGCTCTCTATGATTCCGGCTGGTGGGTACGTGAAAATGTTCGGAGATTTAGATGAGAGCAGTGCTACAGATTTTGAGAAAATCCGTATGATGGATGATTGCATGAGAGCTCAGACTCTGAATTGTAAACCTCTATATCAAAAAGCGCTTGTTATTTTTGGTGGTCCTTTTGCTAATTTTGTTTTTGCGTTTTTGATTCTATCTTTCCTATATGGTTGTTTTGGAAAAGTCACTGTTGAGCCAGTGGTAGCATCTGTTATTAGGGATAGTCCGGCGGCACATGCAGGATTCAGAGTTGGGGACAGGATCTTAACAATGAACAATAAGCCTATCGTGAGTTTCGATGAAATTAGAAAATTCATTTACCTGAATCGTGATAGTGCGGTATCTTTCACTGTGTCGAGGAATGGTGATGAGATATCCATATCTGTAACTCCAAGGATTGAAGTTGGAGAAGATATATTCGGTAATCGTGAGGAGCTACCAAAGCTTGGAATAGAAGCATCAAAGATTCAGCGTAGCGAAATTGGAGTCCTGGATGCAATGCGATTTTCTTTGATTGAGATTGGTAATGTTGTTCATTCAACGCTAAAACTGCTCGGGCAGACGATTGCGGGAAAAGCAAAAACCGATGCAATAGGCGGCCCAATAAAAATTGCTAAATACTCCGGACAGTCAATGCGAATGGGATTCACCATGTTTTTGTGGTTCATGGCAATGTTATCGATCAATCTTGGTTTGTTTAATCTTTTTCCTATACCGATGCTTGATGGTGGGCACCTGCTTTTCTATTTGATTGAATGGATTAAGGGTGATAGAGTAGCGGTTGGCTTTCAGCAATGGGCAGGAAGAGCAGGGATGTTATTATTGATAGCTATCCTTGTTTTTGCTGTTTTTAACGATATTCGTTTTGTTCTCAGGTAG